A single window of Marinobacter sp. LA51 DNA harbors:
- a CDS encoding FimV/HubP family polar landmark protein has translation MKVRKLAVALALAGGLGSSVAQALGLGEIELQSYLNEPLDAEIVLPQSRGVDPGDVFVNVAPESAYERVGLSRNQFLSKLRFQVVTQNDGSLAVNVSSREPLREPYLNFLLEMTWPSGRLMREYAVLVDPPVYAEDSGVQEQVSAPAVTSVQPQPTSTRSNESVRRQTQAQQSLSRGYQGTTLGPTQSSDTLWTIASRVRPNDSVSMQQVMLALQDLNPDAFIGGNINRLKRGEVLRVPTLDQIQSRTRAQATRAVSQQNTEFQTPKRTVDATAPSQPQAAPESAVAAGGDELKLLVSDEESREATEGGSAGGDGQLAGGADAGSAVAMEQLESARRENEELNTRVDDLQEQVETLQRLLELKNSQLAEMQEMAGESGETAAADAPEGVVEGAAGTEGTPEADEAEATGQDQVVADASGAEPVGDAADGESAAATEESVTAPAGETAEAEAADEGSKVDVEPEQAEGAEAQPVAPEAASEEAAPEPQPANQQPAADKGLLGNIFDSITNNAIYQIAVGGGLIVLLLLLLLLARRNANREKAFYEQLNGEPEDDSDSFQLSLDDEEPEQADDPLAEAETYIAYGRHDQAAQTLETAISREPSRTDLRLKLLGVYADSQDRASFEKQFGEIAALDDDQAMASATALRAQLDEAEAMPSIDDLESQLRSDSFGSAESLETETAASDDNEMQLSDELLADQYDSEQEEQIENEFGELDTDFADFDLNEVESAEKSADAGVMGSDESAEDLSEGAAEETAEEKNDDGMIEYDLSGISLDSEEKVDADQESSLETSLESDLESDLESDDEYSALEIDLEDESSLELSESDEADDLELELDSALDEKPETDALEVGASEEVSSTESESGESDVDSLDESFLDELDAELDKVAGEDDELGGEEMEESSLDDLELDVSDEDLALMEEFSDSADSANPQEGETPALDDELNLEDTLAEGDVLGETEADSPEDEIAGTEELEELSALDDLGEPESLASDDDNIELPVASETVGEDTSKSAAIDIDESELGDEDDFDFLAGTDEAATKLDLARAYIEMGDSDGARDILEEVALEGDDEQKGEAQDLLKNLS, from the coding sequence ATGAAGGTACGCAAGCTTGCGGTTGCCCTGGCTCTGGCGGGAGGGCTTGGCTCCAGCGTCGCACAAGCCCTGGGGCTGGGAGAAATTGAACTTCAGTCTTACCTGAACGAGCCTTTGGATGCAGAGATAGTTCTGCCCCAAAGTCGAGGAGTAGATCCCGGGGACGTGTTCGTGAACGTCGCCCCCGAATCTGCCTATGAAAGGGTTGGACTCAGCCGCAACCAGTTTCTGAGTAAACTCAGGTTCCAGGTTGTTACACAAAACGATGGGTCGCTGGCGGTCAATGTGTCGTCCAGGGAGCCCTTGCGTGAACCATATTTGAACTTTCTGCTTGAGATGACTTGGCCAAGCGGAAGGTTGATGAGGGAATACGCCGTACTGGTGGATCCTCCCGTATACGCTGAAGATTCCGGTGTTCAGGAGCAGGTCAGTGCGCCAGCGGTTACTTCAGTCCAGCCGCAGCCCACCTCTACGCGAAGCAACGAATCTGTTCGTCGCCAGACTCAGGCTCAGCAATCCCTGAGCCGTGGCTACCAGGGTACTACCCTGGGCCCAACCCAGTCCTCCGATACCCTCTGGACCATCGCCTCGCGAGTTAGGCCTAACGACTCGGTGTCGATGCAGCAGGTGATGCTTGCCCTTCAGGATCTGAATCCCGATGCCTTTATTGGCGGAAACATAAATCGCCTGAAGCGGGGAGAGGTTCTGCGGGTGCCGACACTGGATCAGATCCAGTCACGCACGCGAGCCCAGGCGACCCGTGCGGTCAGCCAGCAGAACACTGAATTCCAGACGCCAAAGCGCACCGTTGACGCCACGGCCCCAAGCCAGCCTCAGGCGGCACCGGAATCGGCAGTAGCAGCTGGCGGTGATGAGCTCAAGCTTCTTGTCTCGGATGAAGAGAGTCGCGAAGCAACTGAAGGCGGCTCTGCGGGTGGCGATGGTCAGCTTGCCGGCGGTGCCGACGCCGGTAGTGCGGTTGCGATGGAGCAGCTTGAAAGTGCCCGCCGTGAAAATGAAGAGCTGAACACCCGCGTTGATGATCTGCAAGAGCAGGTTGAGACTTTGCAGCGATTGCTCGAGCTGAAGAATAGTCAGCTGGCAGAAATGCAGGAGATGGCTGGAGAGTCTGGTGAAACCGCAGCAGCCGATGCGCCGGAAGGTGTTGTCGAGGGTGCCGCTGGCACAGAAGGCACTCCTGAGGCAGATGAAGCCGAAGCCACTGGGCAGGATCAGGTGGTTGCCGATGCAAGTGGAGCGGAGCCGGTAGGTGATGCCGCGGACGGCGAATCTGCTGCGGCCACTGAGGAATCAGTTACGGCGCCAGCAGGCGAAACCGCTGAAGCCGAAGCTGCAGATGAAGGTTCCAAGGTTGACGTTGAGCCTGAGCAGGCAGAGGGTGCAGAGGCACAGCCTGTCGCTCCGGAAGCTGCATCCGAAGAAGCGGCGCCGGAGCCGCAGCCGGCCAATCAGCAACCAGCTGCCGACAAAGGCTTATTGGGTAACATCTTCGACTCCATTACTAACAACGCCATTTATCAGATCGCAGTTGGTGGTGGCCTGATCGTTCTGTTGCTGCTGTTGCTGCTCTTGGCTCGAAGGAACGCCAATCGTGAAAAGGCGTTTTACGAGCAGCTGAATGGTGAGCCCGAGGATGACAGCGACTCCTTCCAACTGAGCCTGGATGACGAGGAGCCGGAGCAGGCCGACGACCCGCTGGCCGAGGCCGAAACCTACATTGCCTATGGCCGGCACGATCAGGCCGCTCAGACTCTCGAGACTGCGATTTCCCGAGAGCCAAGCCGCACCGATCTGCGCCTGAAGTTGCTGGGAGTCTATGCCGACAGTCAGGATCGCGCTTCTTTTGAAAAGCAGTTTGGTGAGATCGCTGCGCTGGATGACGATCAGGCAATGGCTTCTGCAACAGCGCTGAGAGCTCAACTGGACGAAGCGGAAGCAATGCCGAGCATTGACGATCTCGAGTCACAACTCAGATCCGATTCATTTGGCAGCGCGGAGTCGCTGGAGACTGAAACGGCAGCATCTGATGACAACGAGATGCAACTGTCGGATGAGCTACTGGCTGACCAGTACGATTCAGAGCAGGAAGAGCAGATTGAGAACGAATTTGGTGAACTGGATACAGACTTCGCTGATTTCGATCTCAATGAAGTAGAGTCTGCTGAAAAGTCGGCCGATGCCGGAGTCATGGGGTCAGACGAGTCTGCTGAAGACCTTTCTGAAGGGGCAGCTGAAGAGACTGCTGAAGAGAAGAACGACGATGGCATGATCGAATACGATCTGTCGGGAATTTCTCTGGATTCGGAAGAAAAGGTCGATGCAGACCAGGAGTCTTCGCTCGAAACCTCTCTAGAGAGTGACCTAGAGAGTGACCTAGAGAGCGACGACGAATACTCGGCGCTGGAAATCGATCTCGAAGATGAGAGCTCGTTGGAATTGAGCGAGAGCGATGAAGCTGACGATCTTGAGCTGGAACTCGATAGCGCTCTTGATGAAAAGCCTGAGACAGATGCTCTTGAGGTTGGTGCAAGCGAAGAAGTGTCCAGCACTGAGTCGGAGTCCGGCGAGTCGGATGTTGACTCCCTCGACGAGTCTTTCCTCGACGAACTAGATGCCGAGCTAGACAAGGTGGCGGGCGAAGACGACGAGCTTGGAGGCGAAGAAATGGAAGAGTCTTCCCTCGACGATCTTGAACTGGACGTTTCGGATGAGGATCTGGCACTTATGGAAGAGTTCTCTGATTCCGCAGACTCGGCCAATCCTCAGGAAGGTGAGACGCCTGCGCTGGATGATGAGCTGAACCTTGAGGATACGCTTGCCGAAGGTGATGTTCTTGGGGAGACCGAAGCGGATAGCCCGGAGGACGAAATTGCAGGCACCGAGGAGCTGGAAGAATTGAGTGCCTTGGATGACCTGGGTGAGCCTGAGTCACTGGCGAGTGACGACGACAACATCGAACTGCCGGTGGCTTCAGAAACCGTGGGCGAAGATACGTCTAAATCCGCTGCAATCGATATTGATGAGAGTGAGCTGGGAGACGAAGATGACTTCGATTTCCTGGCTGGGACCGATGAAGCGGCGACCAAGCTGGATCTGGCCCGCGCTTACATTGAGATGGGCGACAGTGATGGTGCCCGCGACATCCTTGAGGAAGTTGCGCTGGAAGGAGATGACGAGCAGAAAGGTGAAGCACAGGATCTCCTTAAAAATCTGTCCTGA
- the asd gene encoding aspartate-semialdehyde dehydrogenase: MKRVGLVGWRGMVGSVLMQRMRDENDFADIDPVFFSTSQTGKPAPDVGKDGVPPLQDAFDIDTLKTLDVIVTCQGGDYTSAVYQKLRDAGWQGYWIDAASTLRMVDHSVIVLDPVNRNVIDSALDKGVKDYVGGNCTVSLMMLALGGLLEQDLIEWVSPMTYQAASGSGAQNMRELLNQMGDLHGSVKSELADPSSAILEIDRKVTETMRSGEFPTEHFDVPLAGSLIPFIDKQLDNGMSKEEWKAGVETNKILGRSDNPIPIDGICVRIGAMRSHSQALTIKLKKDVPVEEIESILAKANDWVKVIPNDRDATMEELTPAKVTGTLSVPIGRIRKLAMGPEYISAFTVGDQLLWGAAEPLRRMLRILQER; the protein is encoded by the coding sequence ATGAAGCGAGTTGGACTTGTAGGTTGGCGTGGCATGGTGGGCTCGGTCCTCATGCAGCGCATGCGTGACGAAAACGATTTCGCCGATATCGATCCGGTATTTTTCTCAACGTCGCAGACCGGTAAACCGGCGCCGGACGTTGGCAAGGACGGGGTGCCTCCACTCCAGGACGCGTTCGATATCGATACCTTAAAAACGCTCGATGTTATCGTTACCTGCCAGGGTGGGGATTACACCTCGGCGGTCTACCAGAAGCTGCGCGATGCCGGTTGGCAGGGCTACTGGATCGATGCCGCATCGACCCTGCGCATGGTCGACCATTCAGTGATTGTGCTGGATCCGGTTAACCGCAATGTGATCGATTCGGCCCTGGATAAGGGTGTTAAGGATTACGTTGGTGGTAATTGCACCGTCAGTCTGATGATGCTGGCTCTCGGTGGTCTGCTTGAACAGGATCTGATCGAGTGGGTTTCTCCCATGACCTATCAGGCCGCTTCCGGTTCCGGTGCCCAGAACATGCGGGAACTGCTTAACCAGATGGGTGATTTGCATGGCAGCGTGAAATCCGAGCTGGCCGATCCGTCGTCCGCCATTCTGGAAATTGATCGCAAGGTTACCGAAACCATGCGTTCCGGTGAGTTCCCGACTGAGCACTTCGATGTGCCGCTTGCCGGCAGTCTGATTCCGTTCATCGACAAGCAGCTCGACAACGGAATGAGCAAGGAAGAGTGGAAGGCCGGTGTTGAGACCAACAAGATTCTGGGTCGCAGCGACAACCCGATCCCGATCGACGGTATCTGTGTCCGTATCGGTGCGATGCGCTCCCACAGTCAGGCCTTGACTATCAAGCTCAAGAAGGACGTGCCGGTCGAGGAAATTGAGTCGATTCTGGCGAAGGCGAACGATTGGGTTAAAGTGATTCCCAATGATCGCGATGCCACTATGGAAGAGCTCACGCCTGCCAAGGTCACGGGAACCCTCAGCGTTCCGATCGGTCGGATCAGGAAGCTAGCCATGGGGCCGGAGTATATCTCTGCCTTTACGGTGGGTGACCAGTTGCTGTGGGGCGCTGCTGAGCCGCTGAGGCGCATGCTGCGAATCCTGCAGGAACGTTAA
- the leuB gene encoding 3-isopropylmalate dehydrogenase: MSRTVLMLPGDGIGPEIVAEAEQVLKKVNEKFGLGLSFESGLVGGAAIDATDSPLPTETLESARKADAILLGAVGGPKWDSLPMAKRPEKGLLGLRSNLELFANLRPAILYPQLASASSLKPEVVSGLDIMIVRELTGGIYFGQPRGVRELESGERQGYNTYAYTESEIRRIGRVAFEAAQQRGKKLCSVDKANVLEVTVLWREIMNDLCREYPDVELSHMYVDNAAMQLVRAPKQFDVIVTGNMFGDILSDEAAMLTGSIGMLPSASLNSDKQGMYEPCHGSAPDIAGQGIANPLATILSAAMMLRYSLGEDAAAEAIEAAVSKVLDQGLRTADIMSDDGKRVSTREMGEAVLAAL; encoded by the coding sequence ATGTCCAGAACCGTATTAATGCTGCCGGGCGACGGTATCGGTCCCGAAATCGTTGCCGAAGCGGAACAGGTACTGAAAAAAGTAAACGAAAAATTTGGGTTGGGGCTCAGCTTTGAATCGGGTCTGGTCGGTGGTGCTGCCATCGATGCGACCGATTCGCCGCTGCCCACGGAAACACTGGAGAGTGCCAGAAAAGCCGATGCCATCCTGTTGGGTGCAGTTGGCGGCCCGAAGTGGGACAGCCTCCCGATGGCAAAGCGACCGGAAAAGGGCTTGCTGGGCCTGCGCTCGAATCTGGAGCTGTTTGCGAATCTGCGGCCGGCCATCCTGTATCCCCAGCTGGCCTCGGCGTCGTCACTGAAGCCCGAGGTGGTGTCTGGTCTGGATATCATGATCGTGCGAGAGCTGACCGGCGGCATCTATTTTGGTCAGCCGCGAGGCGTTCGTGAACTTGAGAGCGGTGAGCGCCAGGGCTATAACACTTACGCTTATACCGAATCCGAGATTCGCCGAATCGGTCGTGTGGCCTTTGAGGCGGCTCAGCAGCGGGGCAAGAAACTGTGCTCCGTGGACAAGGCCAACGTCCTGGAAGTGACCGTGCTGTGGCGCGAAATCATGAACGATCTGTGTCGGGAGTACCCGGATGTCGAGCTGTCTCATATGTATGTGGACAACGCCGCCATGCAGCTGGTTCGCGCACCCAAGCAATTCGACGTGATTGTGACTGGCAACATGTTTGGTGATATTCTTTCTGACGAAGCAGCTATGCTGACCGGGTCTATTGGCATGTTGCCATCGGCGTCGCTGAACTCAGACAAGCAGGGTATGTATGAACCCTGCCACGGTTCAGCCCCGGATATTGCCGGGCAAGGCATTGCCAATCCGCTGGCGACCATCCTGAGTGCCGCAATGATGTTGCGTTACAGCTTGGGTGAGGACGCAGCCGCGGAGGCTATTGAGGCAGCGGTCAGCAAGGTGTTGGATCAGGGCTTGCGTACAGCTGACATCATGTCCGATGACGGCAAACGGGTCTCGACCCGTGAAATGGGTGAAGCCGTACTGGCTGCCCTGTAA
- the leuD gene encoding 3-isopropylmalate dehydratase small subunit: MRALKQHQGLVAPMDRSNVDTDMIIPKQFLKSIKRTGFGPNLFDELRYLDEGKPDQDCSERPINPDFVLNQNRYKNASVLLARTNFGCGSSREHAPWALEDYGFRVIIAPSFADIFYNNCFKNGLLPIVLEEKLVDQLFIEAEAQEGYQLAVDLEAKTVTTPAGEAFNFEVDDFRRHCLLNGLDDIGVTLEQADVIKSYEEQRRQTAPWLFGAGN, encoded by the coding sequence ATGCGCGCATTAAAGCAACACCAGGGCCTGGTGGCCCCCATGGACCGTTCCAATGTGGATACGGACATGATCATTCCCAAGCAGTTTCTGAAATCCATCAAGCGGACCGGGTTTGGGCCGAACCTGTTTGATGAACTGCGCTATCTGGATGAAGGAAAGCCGGACCAGGATTGCTCCGAGCGGCCGATCAATCCGGATTTCGTGCTTAACCAGAATCGGTATAAAAACGCCAGTGTGCTGCTTGCCCGCACTAACTTTGGTTGTGGCTCGAGCCGTGAGCACGCCCCTTGGGCGCTGGAAGACTATGGTTTTCGAGTGATCATTGCTCCCAGCTTTGCCGATATTTTTTATAACAACTGCTTTAAGAATGGGTTGTTACCAATTGTTTTGGAAGAAAAACTTGTTGATCAGCTTTTCATTGAGGCTGAAGCTCAAGAGGGCTATCAACTGGCGGTTGATCTCGAGGCAAAGACGGTCACCACGCCTGCCGGTGAGGCCTTCAATTTTGAGGTTGATGACTTCCGTCGCCACTGCCTCCTGAATGGCCTCGATGATATCGGCGTCACTCTCGAGCAAGCCGATGTGATCAAGTCCTACGAAGAGCAGCGTCGACAGACCGCGCCCTGGTTGTTTGGCGCCGGAAACTGA
- the leuC gene encoding 3-isopropylmalate dehydratase large subunit — protein sequence MAGKTLYDKLWDDHLVKQRDDGSALIYIDRQLLHEVTSPQAFEGLRLAGRKPWRIDANIATPDHNVPTTDRDKGIDGIVDPVSRTQVETLDKNCDEFGILEFKIKDQRQGIVHVIGPEQGATLPGMSIVCGDSHTSTHGAFGCLAHGIGTSEVEHVLATQCLVQQKMKNMLVKVNGKLGPGVTGKDVVLAIIGKIGTAGGTGHAIEFGGEAIRGLSMEARMTICNMSIEAGARVGMVAVDDTTIDYVRGRPFAPTGETWDAAVDHWRTLHSDDDAAFDKVVELEGSEIKPQVSWGTSPEMVAGVDGFVPDPAKEQDPIKREGIVRALKYMGLEPNTPITGIVLDRVFIGSCTNSRIEDLREAAAVVKGRKVAAGLKQAMVVPGSGLVKAQAEQEGLDKIFIEAGLEWRDPGCSMCLAMNADKLGQGEHCASTSNRNFEGRQGFGGRTHLVSPAMAAAAAVTGHFVDVRELMN from the coding sequence ATGGCGGGCAAGACCTTATACGACAAACTGTGGGACGACCACCTGGTCAAGCAACGGGACGACGGCTCTGCGTTGATCTATATCGACCGTCAACTGCTGCACGAAGTCACTTCGCCGCAGGCGTTTGAGGGCTTGCGTTTGGCTGGGCGTAAGCCCTGGCGGATCGATGCCAACATCGCCACGCCTGATCACAACGTTCCGACCACGGATCGAGACAAGGGCATCGACGGCATTGTTGATCCGGTCTCCCGCACCCAGGTGGAAACCCTCGACAAGAATTGCGACGAGTTCGGCATCCTCGAATTCAAGATCAAGGACCAACGCCAGGGCATCGTCCACGTTATCGGGCCTGAGCAGGGTGCAACGCTGCCCGGTATGAGCATCGTTTGTGGCGATTCCCATACCTCCACCCACGGCGCCTTCGGGTGTCTGGCGCATGGCATTGGCACCTCAGAGGTTGAGCACGTACTGGCGACCCAGTGCCTGGTGCAGCAGAAAATGAAGAACATGCTGGTAAAGGTGAACGGCAAGCTCGGGCCAGGAGTGACGGGTAAAGACGTTGTGCTGGCCATCATCGGCAAGATCGGTACCGCCGGCGGTACCGGCCATGCCATCGAATTTGGCGGTGAAGCCATTCGTGGTTTGAGCATGGAAGCCCGAATGACCATCTGCAATATGTCGATTGAGGCAGGTGCCCGGGTGGGCATGGTCGCCGTGGATGACACCACCATTGACTACGTGCGTGGCCGTCCGTTTGCACCGACCGGTGAAACGTGGGATGCAGCGGTAGACCACTGGCGCACCCTGCACAGCGACGACGATGCTGCCTTCGATAAAGTCGTTGAGCTCGAGGGCTCTGAGATCAAACCGCAGGTCAGCTGGGGTACGTCACCGGAAATGGTCGCCGGCGTCGACGGCTTCGTGCCGGATCCGGCCAAAGAGCAGGATCCCATCAAGCGTGAAGGCATTGTTCGGGCTCTGAAGTACATGGGGCTTGAGCCCAACACGCCGATCACGGGCATTGTCCTGGACCGGGTGTTTATCGGTTCCTGCACCAACAGCCGTATTGAGGATCTGCGCGAAGCCGCGGCAGTGGTCAAGGGGCGCAAGGTTGCTGCTGGTTTGAAGCAGGCCATGGTGGTCCCGGGCTCTGGCCTGGTGAAAGCTCAAGCTGAGCAAGAGGGGCTCGACAAGATCTTCATTGAAGCTGGATTGGAGTGGCGTGACCCGGGTTGTTCCATGTGCCTGGCCATGAATGCCGACAAATTGGGGCAGGGTGAGCATTGCGCGTCCACGTCCAACCGGAACTTCGAAGGACGTCAGGGCTTTGGTGGTCGTACCCACCTGGTCAGCCCAGCCATGGCCGCCGCTGCAGCGGTTACCGGCCATTTCGTTGATGTCCGTGAATTGATGAACTGA
- a CDS encoding LysR family transcriptional regulator: MDSNSLRAFLTIVDQGSFSEAAEVLHLTQPAISKRLATLEHQLGTTLIDRSHRQIRLTEAGTRLLPHARLILDEIHNARVSLSPDNEALAGELQIIASHHIGLHHLPNWLRRFSADYPDVKLNLQFMESDAAYAQMRKRKAELAFVTLSDSMESHFMVYEQWADPMAFATGPDHELTSQNPVALGDLARYPALLPDTTTATYRTVSRLFLEANLPLQQQIPTNYLETIKMMTSVGLGWSVLPIRMLDNSVHRLDLGFSVSRVLGAIGLSGRRLSLAAQALLAIVREEELNTGQTPD; the protein is encoded by the coding sequence ATGGACTCCAATTCCCTTCGCGCCTTTCTGACCATTGTTGATCAGGGCTCTTTCTCAGAAGCCGCCGAGGTTCTGCACCTCACCCAGCCGGCCATCAGTAAACGGCTGGCGACACTGGAGCACCAACTGGGCACCACCTTGATTGACCGCAGTCATCGGCAAATCCGGCTGACAGAAGCCGGTACTCGCCTGCTCCCTCACGCACGCCTGATTCTGGACGAAATCCACAACGCTCGGGTGTCGCTATCCCCAGATAATGAAGCCCTTGCCGGTGAGCTGCAGATCATAGCCAGCCACCACATTGGCTTGCACCATCTGCCCAACTGGCTGCGACGCTTTTCCGCAGATTACCCCGACGTGAAGCTGAACCTGCAGTTTATGGAATCGGATGCGGCCTACGCACAGATGCGCAAACGAAAGGCGGAACTGGCGTTTGTCACACTCAGTGACAGCATGGAGAGCCATTTCATGGTGTACGAGCAATGGGCAGACCCGATGGCCTTTGCCACTGGACCGGACCACGAACTCACCAGCCAAAATCCAGTAGCCCTCGGTGATCTGGCTCGCTACCCGGCACTCCTGCCGGACACCACAACCGCCACCTACCGAACCGTCAGCCGCCTGTTCCTTGAGGCAAACCTGCCCTTACAGCAACAGATTCCGACCAACTACCTGGAAACCATAAAGATGATGACCAGTGTCGGACTGGGCTGGAGCGTTCTACCCATCCGCATGCTGGACAACTCTGTTCACAGGCTGGATCTCGGCTTCTCGGTTTCGCGGGTACTGGGTGCAATTGGGCTTTCAGGCCGTCGGCTTAGCCTTGCGGCCCAGGCCTTGTTGGCAATCGTGCGGGAAGAAGAACTGAACACAGGCCAGACACCGGATTAG
- a CDS encoding MFS transporter: MPYWSLYLEGQGFTYLQIATLMATIQLTKIVAPSVWGWLGDRTGQRVRLVRFGAITGSLFFAGVFLEPGFYGLLLVMLAFTFFWNAILPLYEVITLRTLGKRKDKYGKVRLWGSVGFIVAVGLVGAILEYVPIQSLPWLLLPVFAGIAVSAFLLPAEQGERKPSAPKGSLKAIVTHPAVIAFFLMNFLLQVSHGAYYTFFSIHLDQHGYGKLSIGLLWSLGVIAEIGLFLVMHRLSHRFSFRQIAIGALTLTMIRWVLIAEVTDVLAVLIFAQCLHAASYGALHALSVQYIQGFFGKHHHGQGQALYSGLTFGAGGALGAWMSGFLVDGFSTSAAFWGGAVAMLVAIVITWRGLRPPPAPAVQTEG; this comes from the coding sequence TTGCCGTATTGGTCCCTTTACCTGGAGGGGCAGGGATTCACCTATCTCCAGATCGCCACGTTGATGGCGACGATCCAGCTGACCAAGATTGTTGCCCCCAGTGTCTGGGGCTGGCTGGGTGACCGAACCGGGCAGCGAGTACGTCTGGTTCGTTTCGGAGCTATCACCGGCTCGCTGTTTTTTGCGGGCGTGTTTCTGGAGCCCGGCTTTTACGGATTGCTGTTGGTCATGCTGGCGTTCACCTTCTTCTGGAATGCCATTCTCCCGCTTTACGAAGTCATCACGCTCCGCACACTCGGCAAACGCAAAGATAAGTACGGCAAGGTCCGGCTCTGGGGCTCGGTAGGATTCATTGTCGCCGTCGGGCTTGTTGGTGCCATTCTTGAATATGTGCCCATACAGAGTCTTCCCTGGCTGCTGCTGCCCGTGTTCGCAGGTATCGCGGTCTCTGCGTTCCTGTTGCCCGCAGAACAAGGCGAGCGTAAACCCTCTGCGCCTAAGGGCAGTTTGAAAGCGATTGTGACGCACCCTGCAGTGATTGCGTTCTTCCTGATGAACTTCTTGCTGCAGGTGTCGCACGGGGCCTATTACACGTTTTTCAGCATCCATCTGGATCAGCACGGGTATGGCAAGCTCTCCATTGGTTTGCTGTGGTCGTTGGGGGTGATTGCCGAAATAGGCCTTTTCCTGGTCATGCACCGGCTGTCCCATCGGTTCAGTTTCCGACAGATTGCGATCGGTGCGCTCACGCTGACCATGATTCGCTGGGTACTAATTGCAGAGGTGACCGATGTGTTGGCAGTGCTGATCTTCGCGCAGTGTCTGCATGCGGCTTCCTATGGCGCGTTGCATGCGCTCTCGGTTCAGTACATTCAGGGTTTCTTTGGTAAGCATCATCACGGTCAGGGCCAAGCGCTCTACAGCGGTCTGACCTTTGGCGCAGGCGGTGCGTTGGGGGCCTGGATGTCCGGGTTTCTTGTTGATGGTTTCAGCACCTCGGCTGCGTTCTGGGGCGGTGCCGTTGCCATGCTGGTTGCCATCGTCATTACCTGGCGGGGGTTGAGGCCGCCTCCAGCACCTGCTGTGCAAACGGAAGGCTAA
- the aroC gene encoding chorismate synthase, producing MSGNTFGKLFTVTSFGESHGAALGCIIDGCPPGLELTEADMQRDLDLRKPGTSRHTTQRREADEVRILSGVFEGKTTGTPIGLLIENTDQRSKDYSKIAEQFRPAHADYTYMHKYGVRDYRGGGRSSARETAMRVAAGAVARKYLEQRLGITIRGYLSQLGPIKIEKIDWDQVHQNPFFCPDADKVPEMEAYMDALRKEGDSIGARINVVAEGVPPGLGEPIFDRLDADLAHALMSINAVKAVEIGAGFDSVEQKGTEHRDEMTPEGFLSNNAGGVLGGISSGQPITASIALKPTSSLRLPGRGIDVHGNPAEIITTGRHDPCVGIRATPIAEAMMAIVLMDHYLRHRGQNCDVSVDTPVLGQL from the coding sequence ATGTCGGGAAATACCTTCGGAAAGTTGTTCACGGTCACCTCTTTTGGTGAAAGCCACGGCGCTGCACTGGGCTGCATTATTGATGGTTGCCCTCCAGGTCTGGAGCTAACAGAAGCGGACATGCAGCGGGATCTGGATCTTCGCAAACCCGGCACCTCCCGACACACCACTCAGCGTCGGGAGGCGGATGAAGTGCGGATTCTGTCGGGCGTGTTTGAAGGCAAGACTACTGGCACGCCGATCGGCCTTTTGATCGAGAACACCGATCAGCGCTCCAAGGATTACTCCAAGATCGCCGAGCAGTTCCGGCCCGCGCACGCTGATTACACCTACATGCACAAATACGGTGTGCGTGACTACCGTGGTGGCGGACGTTCTTCTGCCCGGGAGACTGCCATGCGGGTTGCCGCGGGTGCGGTCGCCCGGAAGTACCTGGAGCAACGCCTGGGTATTACCATTCGCGGTTATCTGTCTCAGTTGGGCCCGATCAAGATCGAAAAGATCGATTGGGACCAGGTGCACCAGAATCCATTCTTCTGCCCGGATGCCGATAAGGTGCCAGAAATGGAGGCCTACATGGACGCACTCCGAAAGGAGGGTGATTCCATCGGTGCTCGTATCAACGTGGTAGCTGAGGGTGTCCCGCCGGGATTGGGCGAGCCTATATTCGATCGTCTCGACGCCGATCTTGCCCATGCGCTTATGAGCATCAATGCGGTCAAGGCGGTGGAGATTGGGGCCGGCTTTGACAGTGTTGAACAGAAGGGCACTGAGCACCGGGATGAAATGACGCCGGAAGGCTTTTTGTCGAACAACGCCGGTGGCGTGCTGGGTGGTATTTCCTCTGGCCAGCCGATCACGGCGAGTATCGCTTTAAAGCCGACCTCCAGCCTCCGCCTGCCCGGACGCGGCATCGATGTTCACGGCAACCCGGCCGAGATCATCACCACCGGACGTCACGATCCGTGCGTTGGTATTCGCGCCACGCCGATTGCCGAGGCGATGATGGCCATCGTGTTGATGGATCATTACCTGCGTCACCGGGGACAAAACTGTGATGTGTCGGTAGACACGCCGGTGCTGGGCCAGTTGTAA